The proteins below come from a single Streptococcus canis genomic window:
- a CDS encoding HNH endonuclease: MSNVQYSFIGSVGTGTLKDGTQFIFDKENFSKIADVNFYRNKNNDEDSKSYIICTRGNYLHRYLFGHREGLEVDHINLDTLDNRSENIRFCTHQQNQINQGLQVNNTSGVTGVSFYRPRNKYRARIKISQQEVHLGYYDTFLEATQARNVGMELLFGEYGRYNDVPQAPMWLRHKVESICVKYQAYSLVNKSEVIA, translated from the coding sequence ATGTCTAATGTTCAATATTCATTTATAGGCTCTGTTGGTACAGGAACTTTAAAAGATGGAACACAGTTTATTTTTGATAAGGAAAACTTTTCAAAGATTGCAGATGTAAACTTTTATCGAAATAAAAATAACGATGAAGATTCTAAATCGTACATTATTTGTACAAGAGGCAATTATCTTCATCGTTATTTATTTGGACATAGGGAAGGTTTAGAAGTAGACCATATCAACCTTGATACATTGGATAATCGCTCTGAAAATATTAGGTTTTGTACTCATCAGCAAAATCAAATTAATCAAGGACTGCAAGTAAATAACACGTCTGGAGTTACGGGGGTTAGCTTTTATCGACCGAGAAATAAATATCGTGCAAGAATAAAAATATCTCAGCAGGAGGTCCATCTTGGTTATTACGATACATTTTTAGAGGCTACACAAGCTAGAAATGTCGGTATGGAACTACTCTTTGGTGAATATGGTCGATATAATGATGTCCCTCAAGCACCAATGTGGCTTCGACATAAAGTTGAATCAATTTGCGTGAAGTATCAAGCGTATTCTTTAGTGAATAAAAGTGAGGTGATTGCATGA